Proteins encoded within one genomic window of Halocatena marina:
- the pyrG gene encoding glutamine hydrolyzing CTP synthase: MPTAPRSYDPSLGNKFIFVTGGVMSGLGKGITAASTGRLLSNAGFDVTAVKIDPYLNVDAGTMNPFQHGEVYVLKDGGEVDLDLGNYERFLDIDMTSDHNVTTGKVYQHVIEKERAGDYLGKTVQIIPHISDDIKRRIREAAEGHDVCIVEIGGTVGDIESMPFLEAIRQFVHEQDPDDFLLTHVTLVPYSKNGEQKTKPTQHSVKELRSIGLQPDILVGRCSDRLYPETREKIALFCDVPIEAVFSNPDAEDIYFVPLMIEEEGLDEYVMDQLGLTERAIPKPERENRWRDIVTRDSEHEVEIALVGKYAMEDAYLSVYEALKHAGLEHRADVNVQWVDSDEMGPKHETRLKDADGIIVPGGFGSRGTEGKIDAIRYARENNVPYLGLCLGFQLAVVEYARNIVGLEMAHSSEFDTDTPYPVIDLLPEQYDIDDMGGTMRLGTYETTIQPGTLAAELYDDECIERHRHRYEVNPEYIAQLEDAGLCFSGRVDNRMEVLELPEHPYFVGTQFHPEFRSRPGRASPPFLGLIDAVLDRDDTTEMEVTR, translated from the coding sequence ATGCCGACAGCACCTAGGAGCTACGACCCTTCTTTAGGGAATAAATTCATTTTCGTCACAGGTGGCGTGATGTCGGGGCTTGGTAAGGGGATCACGGCCGCGAGCACCGGCCGGCTACTTTCCAACGCTGGATTTGATGTCACCGCCGTCAAAATTGATCCGTATCTGAACGTTGATGCGGGAACGATGAACCCTTTCCAACACGGGGAGGTGTACGTCTTGAAGGACGGCGGGGAGGTTGATCTCGATCTCGGTAATTACGAGCGATTTCTCGACATCGATATGACTTCTGATCACAACGTAACGACCGGGAAAGTCTACCAGCACGTCATCGAGAAAGAGCGCGCTGGGGATTATCTCGGAAAGACCGTCCAGATCATTCCGCACATCTCTGATGATATCAAGCGTCGCATCCGCGAGGCTGCCGAGGGTCACGACGTCTGCATCGTCGAAATTGGTGGGACGGTGGGTGACATCGAGAGCATGCCGTTTCTCGAAGCAATCCGTCAGTTCGTCCACGAGCAAGATCCGGACGATTTCCTTCTCACGCACGTAACGCTCGTTCCGTACTCGAAAAACGGTGAACAAAAGACGAAGCCGACACAACACAGCGTCAAAGAACTACGAAGCATTGGTCTCCAGCCGGATATTCTCGTCGGGCGGTGTAGCGACCGACTCTACCCCGAAACGAGAGAGAAGATCGCGCTGTTCTGTGACGTTCCGATCGAAGCTGTGTTTTCGAACCCTGACGCCGAGGATATCTACTTCGTCCCGTTGATGATCGAAGAAGAGGGACTTGACGAATACGTGATGGACCAGCTCGGTCTCACAGAGCGAGCGATCCCGAAACCAGAGCGAGAAAATCGCTGGCGAGATATCGTTACCCGTGACAGCGAGCACGAAGTCGAGATCGCACTCGTCGGAAAGTACGCGATGGAAGACGCCTACCTCTCGGTGTATGAGGCGCTCAAACACGCCGGGCTGGAACACCGCGCTGACGTGAACGTCCAGTGGGTGGATTCAGACGAGATGGGTCCCAAACACGAAACACGGCTGAAAGACGCCGATGGTATCATCGTGCCCGGTGGCTTCGGCTCTCGGGGAACCGAGGGGAAGATCGATGCTATCCGCTACGCCCGCGAGAATAATGTCCCGTATCTCGGTCTGTGTCTCGGCTTTCAGCTTGCCGTTGTGGAGTATGCCCGCAATATCGTGGGTCTCGAAATGGCACATTCGAGCGAATTCGACACCGACACACCGTATCCCGTCATCGACCTGCTCCCAGAGCAGTACGACATCGATGATATGGGTGGGACGATGCGTCTTGGAACGTACGAAACGACTATCCAGCCGGGAACGCTCGCCGCCGAGCTGTACGATGATGAGTGTATCGAACGTCACCGTCACCGCTATGAGGTAAATCCCGAGTACATCGCGCAGTTAGAAGATGCTGGCCTGTGCTTTTCTGGCCGGGTAGACAACCGGATGGAGGTTCTCGAACTGCCCGAGCATCCGTATTTCGTGGGAACACAGTTCCATCCCGAGTTCCGATCGCGGCCCGGGCGGGCCAGTCCGCCGTTTCTCGGACTGATTGATGCCGTGCTTGATCGTGACGATACAACCGAAATGGAGGTGACCAGATAA
- a CDS encoding dienelactone hydrolase family protein, whose translation MSPNEPVLVGGARDVRGTLTVPDSSSETTACVVACPPHPQMGGSRSDARLTTVSNELARENGNGNGNGDGGIASLRFDYGEWAEGVGEHTDTLNAVRWASDRYDRVGLYGFSFGGTLALLAGAEMDVACVSALAPASRISELDAVDALDAIDCPVQIVYGERDSTAEWEPIVERARALNDTVEGMRADHFFVGQTEKVAARVVEFLRTELNIS comes from the coding sequence ATGAGCCCGAACGAACCTGTTCTCGTGGGAGGCGCACGCGACGTTCGGGGAACACTCACCGTCCCAGATTCCAGTTCCGAGACGACAGCTTGTGTCGTTGCCTGTCCGCCCCATCCACAGATGGGTGGGTCACGCTCGGATGCCCGACTGACCACAGTCAGCAACGAACTCGCACGCGAAAACGGGAATGGGAATGGGAATGGAGATGGTGGTATTGCCTCGCTTCGATTCGACTACGGTGAGTGGGCCGAGGGTGTTGGTGAGCACACGGATACACTGAACGCCGTTCGGTGGGCGAGCGATCGGTACGACCGTGTCGGTCTGTATGGCTTCAGCTTCGGCGGTACTCTCGCGCTCCTCGCTGGGGCCGAAATGGACGTGGCGTGTGTCAGCGCCCTTGCTCCCGCGTCACGAATCTCAGAGTTGGATGCCGTGGACGCTCTTGATGCCATCGATTGCCCTGTCCAGATTGTCTACGGCGAACGCGATTCGACCGCTGAATGGGAACCGATCGTCGAGCGAGCGCGAGCATTGAACGACACAGTCGAGGGAATGCGTGCCGATCACTTCTTCGTCGGCCAGACTGAGAAAGTCGCAGCACGGGTCGTTGAGTTTCTCAGAACTGAACTGAATATCAGTTAA